A single Populus alba chromosome 7, ASM523922v2, whole genome shotgun sequence DNA region contains:
- the LOC118063166 gene encoding mechanosensitive ion channel protein 2, chloroplastic isoform X2, giving the protein MAISGSLQFSHGLGFCKNQPSNNNHNHFFKSILLGKGKVPLLRNTSLKLHDRRGLLQRPIYTVSLNRSNNKKTFRCRSFLVPRHLELPAVKAASVMLTRSYNALQTSPLVFKLAPAVGIIVFAVWGLGPLMRQSRNLLFHKSDNSWKKSGTYYVMASYIQPLILWIGAILICRALDPVVLPTEASEVIKQRLLNFVRSLSTVLAFAYCLSSMIQQAQKFFMVSPQPSDARNMGFQFAGRAVYSAVWVAAVSLFMELLGFSTQKWLTAGGLGTVLLTLAGREIFTNFLSSAMIHATRPFVVNEWIQTKIEGYEVSGTVEHVGWWSPTIVRGEDREAVHIPNHKFTVNVVRNLSQKTHWRIKTHLAISHLDAHKINNIVADMRKVLAKNPQVEQQRLHRRIFLDNINPENQALLILVSCFVKTSHHEEYLCVKEAVLLDLLRVISHHRARLATPIRTIQKIYSDASDTDMENVPFTDSIYNHGGVASKRPLLLIEPPYRINGEDKAKSQARSGRVNGEKDSKTTSRLTSETKVLTSDTKGGTNAKSDSRAKETPKSDLKGDANSGETPNSDAKVHTKSTTVSASHSRVDDKMTVKSPPTSVLKANSNATEASGLGSKAAGSVSDNLNKNKTTSDAKSKTTSPANVSQNSKVTAVNSQEASTEKAGGLKESSQSKQERRSVSQPSSSRSALEENIVLGVALEGSKRTLPIDEDIASHPTPPEEKEMAAASQNGTGSPITVKDRRDDPPPTPTSGDQ; this is encoded by the exons ATGGCTATTTCTGGTTCCTTGCAATTTTCCCATGGTTTGGGGTTTTGCAAGAACCAGCCCTCAAACAACAatcataatcatttttttaag aGTATATTATTAGGGAAGGGCAAGGTTCCTTTATTAAGAAACACCTCCCTCAAG CTCCATGATCGTCGCGGACTGTTGCAAAGGCCAATCTATACTGTATCATTAAATAGAAGTAATAACAAGAAAACTTTTAGATGCCGTTCTTTTTTGGTGCCACGCCACCTTGAACTTCCTGCTGTGAAGGCTGCTTCCGTGATGTTGACGAG GTCCTATAATGCTTTACAAACTAGTCCTCTCGTTTTTAAGTTAGCTCCAGCAGTTGGTATTATTGTATTTGCTGTATGGGGTCTGGGGCCGCTAATGCGTCAGAGCAGAAACCTGCTATTTCAT AAAAGTGACAATAGCTGGAAAAAGAGTGGAACTTATTATGTGATGGCCTCTTATATTCAGCCTCTGATACTGTGGATTGGTGCGATACTTATTTGCAG GGCACTGGATCCTGTTGTTTTGCCCACAGAAGCTAGCGAGGTCATCAAGCAAAGGCTTTTGAATTTTGTAAGATCATTGTCGACGGTGCTCGCATTTGCTTATTGTTTATCAAG CATGATTCAACAAGCTCAAAAGTTCTTCATGGTGTCCCCACAGCCTAGTGATGCAAGAAAT ATGGGTTTCCAATTTGCTGGGAGAGCTGTATACTCTGCTGTGTGGGTAGCTGCTGTTTCACTATTCATGGAGTTGCTGGGTTTCTCTACCCAGAAGTGGCTCACTGCTGGAGGTCTTGGGACAGTATTGCTGACTCTTGCTGGTCGTGAG ATATTCACAAATTTCCTCTCCAGTGCAATGATTCATGCAACTCGGCCTTTTGTTGTGAATGAGTGGattcaaacaaaaattgaaGGTTATGAAGTTTCTGGTACTGTTGAG CATGTGGGTTGGTGGTCACCAACAATTGTCAGAGGTGAAGATCGTGAAGCAGTTCATATTCCAAATCACAAGTTCACAGTGAATGTTGTTAGAAATCTCAGTCAAAAGACTCATTGGCGTATTAAAACCCACCTGGCCATTAGTCATTTGGATGCTcataagattaat AATATTGTTGCTGATATGCGCAAAGTCCTGGCCAAGAATCCTCAAGTTGAGCAGCAGAGGTTACATAGAAGAATATTTTTGGACAATATCAATCCTGAAAATCAGGCTCTCTTG ATCTTAGTGTCCTGTTTTGTGAAGACCTCACATCATGAAGAATACCTTTGTGTGAAG GAAGCTGTACTTTTGGATTTACTAAGGGTTATCAGCCATCATAGGGCCCGACTCGCCACGCCAATCCGTACAATACAGAAAATATACAGTGACGCCAGTGACACCGATATGGAAAATGTTCCTTTCACAGATTCCATCTATAACCATGGAGGAGTGGCATCGAAACGTCCTTTGCTATTGATTGAACCTCCTTATAGAATCAATGGAGAAGATAAAGCAAAATCACAAGCTCGTTCTGGCCGCGTAAATGGAGAGAAAGACAGTAAGACCACATCAAGGCTTACAAGTGAGACCAAAGTGCTTACAAGTGACACCAAAGGAGGAACAAACGCAAAGTCTGACTCGAGGGCAAaagaaacaccaaaatctgACTTGAAGGGAGATGCTAATAGTGGTGAAACACCAAATTCAGATGCCAAGGTGCACACAAAGTCTACAACAGTATCCGCATCTCATTCCAGGGTCGATGACAAAATGACAGTGAAATCCCCACCAACTTCTGTCCTTAAGGCAAATTCAAATGCTACAGAAGCATCAGGTTTGGGATCCAAAGCAGCAGGATCAGTTTCTgacaatttgaataaaaataaaacaacatcagATGCCAAATCTAAGACTACAAGTCCTGCAAATGTAAGCCAGAATAGCAAGGTAACTGCAGTTAACTCACAGGAAGCTAGTACTGAAAAAGCAGGTGGATTGAAGGAATCTTCCCAGTCAAAACAGGAGAGAAGGTCAGTTTCTCAGCCATCATCATCTAGATCTGCATTGGAGGAAAATATAGTTCTTGGTGTTGCTTTGGAGGGTTCAAAGAGAACACTTCCTATCGATGAAGACATAGCTTCTCACCCAACTCCACCAGAGGAAAAGGAGATGGCTGCTGCATCACAAAATGGAACCGGATCTCCAATCACTGTGAAGGATAGGAGAGATGATCCGCCCCCAACTCCAACATCCGGGGATCAGTAA
- the LOC118063172 gene encoding O-fucosyltransferase 39 → MKLLLQPKGVLAALLLLIFPAFYSPFAHASPSVLSEWNAPKPRHLPLLKSALQLPTSNEKQSDLWTPLDDQGWRPCVESTNSPPSLPEKSEGYLQVFLDGGLNQQRMGICDAVAVAKILNATLVIPHFEVNPVWQDSSSFMDIFDVDHFINVLKDDISIVKELPDEFSWSTREYYAIAIRATRIKMAPVHASANWYLENVSPVLQSYGIAAVSPFSHRLSFDNLPMDIQRLRCKVNFQALVFVPHIRALGDALVSRLRHPYKNGAPGASYLQESTDVIDKDSAGKFVVLHLRFDKDMAAHSACDFGGGKAEKLALAKYRQVIWQGRVLNSQFTDEELRSQGRCPLTPEEIGLLLAALGFDNSTRLYLASHKVYGGEARISTLRKLFPLMEDKKSLASSEERSQIKGKASLLAAVDYYVGLHSDIFVSASPGNMHNALVGHRTYKNLKTIRPNMALLGPLFLNKTISWTDFQQAVVEGHENRQGQIRLRKPKQSIYTYPAPDCMCYA, encoded by the exons ATGAAGCTTCTGCTGCAACCAAAGGGAGTTCTAGCTGCCCTCTTGCTGTTGATTTTTCCTGCCTTTTATTCTCCATTCGCTCATGCCTCTCCTTCTGTCCTGTCG GAATGGAATGCTCCTAAACCTAGGCACCTACCTCTGCTGAAGAGTGCCTTGCAGCTTCCAACT TCAAATGAAAAGCAGTCTGATCTCTGGACTCCTTTGGATGATCAAGGATGGAGACCTTGTGTTGAGTCCACAAACTCCCCCCCTT CGTTACCTGAGAAATCTGAGGGATATCTTCAAGTGTTTCTAGATGGAGGGTTGAACCAGCAAAGAATGGGG ATTTGTGATGCGGTTGCTGTTGCTAAAATACTCAATGCGACACTTGTCATCCCACATTTTGAAGTCAATCCTGTTTGGCAAGATTCAAG CTCTTTCATGGATATATTTGATGTGGATCACTTTATTAATGTCTTAAAGGATGACATTTCTATAGTTAAAGAACTACCTGATGAATTCTCCTGGAGCACGAGGGAGTATTATGCCATAGCTATTCGAGCTACCCGAATTAAGATGGCACCTGTCCATGCTTCAGCTAACTGGTATCTAGAGAATGTCTCGCCTGTGCTGCAGAG TTATGGGATTGCTGCGGTTTCCCCATTCTCTCACCGCCTGTCCTTTGATAACTTGCCTATGGACATCCAACGTCTACGTTGTAAAGTCAATTTTCAAGCATTAGTTTTTGTTCCGCATATTCGAGCACTTGGAGATGCGCTTGTCAGTCGCCTCAGACATCCTTATAAGAATGGAGCACCTGGTGCCAGCTACCTACAGGAATCCACTGATGTGATTGATAAAGATAGTGCAGGGAAGTTTGTTGTGCTACATCTTCGTTTTGATAAG GATATGGCTGCTCATTCAGCCTGTGATTTTGGTGGGGGAAAAGCTGAAAAGTTGGCTCTGGCCAAGTACCGACAAGTGATTTGGCAGGGAAGAGTCCTTAACTCCCAATTCACTGATGAAGAGTTGAGGAGTCAGGGGCGCTGTCCGTTGACTCCAGAAGAGATCGGGTTGTTGCTAGCTGCTTTGGGCTTTGACAATAGCACTCGTCTATATCTAGCTTCCCATAAG GTTTATGGCGGAGAAGCTAGGATTTCAACTTTACGAAAATTGTTTCCACTAATGGAAGACAAAAAAAGTCTTGCCTCGTCAGAGGAACGATCACAGATCAAAGGAAAGGCTTCTCTGTTAGCTGCAGTTGACTACTATGTTGGCTTGCACAGTGACATCTTCGTCTCTGCTTCTCCAGGAAATATGCACAATGCTCTG GTCGGACATCGGACTTATAAAAACTTGAAGACCATAAGGCCAAATATGGCTTTGTTAGGCCCACTGTTCCTTAACAAAACCATTAGTTGGACAGACTTCCAGCAAGCGGTTGTTGAAGGGCATGAGAACAGACAAGGGCAGATCAGGCTAAGAAAACCAAAGCAATCTATATATACTTATCCTGCACCTGATTGCATGTGCTATGCTTGA
- the LOC118063166 gene encoding mechanosensitive ion channel protein 2, chloroplastic isoform X1, which translates to MAISGSLQFSHGLGFCKNQPSNNNHNHFFKSILLGKGKVPLLRNTSLKFQLHDRRGLLQRPIYTVSLNRSNNKKTFRCRSFLVPRHLELPAVKAASVMLTRSYNALQTSPLVFKLAPAVGIIVFAVWGLGPLMRQSRNLLFHKSDNSWKKSGTYYVMASYIQPLILWIGAILICRALDPVVLPTEASEVIKQRLLNFVRSLSTVLAFAYCLSSMIQQAQKFFMVSPQPSDARNMGFQFAGRAVYSAVWVAAVSLFMELLGFSTQKWLTAGGLGTVLLTLAGREIFTNFLSSAMIHATRPFVVNEWIQTKIEGYEVSGTVEHVGWWSPTIVRGEDREAVHIPNHKFTVNVVRNLSQKTHWRIKTHLAISHLDAHKINNIVADMRKVLAKNPQVEQQRLHRRIFLDNINPENQALLILVSCFVKTSHHEEYLCVKEAVLLDLLRVISHHRARLATPIRTIQKIYSDASDTDMENVPFTDSIYNHGGVASKRPLLLIEPPYRINGEDKAKSQARSGRVNGEKDSKTTSRLTSETKVLTSDTKGGTNAKSDSRAKETPKSDLKGDANSGETPNSDAKVHTKSTTVSASHSRVDDKMTVKSPPTSVLKANSNATEASGLGSKAAGSVSDNLNKNKTTSDAKSKTTSPANVSQNSKVTAVNSQEASTEKAGGLKESSQSKQERRSVSQPSSSRSALEENIVLGVALEGSKRTLPIDEDIASHPTPPEEKEMAAASQNGTGSPITVKDRRDDPPPTPTSGDQ; encoded by the exons ATGGCTATTTCTGGTTCCTTGCAATTTTCCCATGGTTTGGGGTTTTGCAAGAACCAGCCCTCAAACAACAatcataatcatttttttaag aGTATATTATTAGGGAAGGGCAAGGTTCCTTTATTAAGAAACACCTCCCTCAAG TTTCAGCTCCATGATCGTCGCGGACTGTTGCAAAGGCCAATCTATACTGTATCATTAAATAGAAGTAATAACAAGAAAACTTTTAGATGCCGTTCTTTTTTGGTGCCACGCCACCTTGAACTTCCTGCTGTGAAGGCTGCTTCCGTGATGTTGACGAG GTCCTATAATGCTTTACAAACTAGTCCTCTCGTTTTTAAGTTAGCTCCAGCAGTTGGTATTATTGTATTTGCTGTATGGGGTCTGGGGCCGCTAATGCGTCAGAGCAGAAACCTGCTATTTCAT AAAAGTGACAATAGCTGGAAAAAGAGTGGAACTTATTATGTGATGGCCTCTTATATTCAGCCTCTGATACTGTGGATTGGTGCGATACTTATTTGCAG GGCACTGGATCCTGTTGTTTTGCCCACAGAAGCTAGCGAGGTCATCAAGCAAAGGCTTTTGAATTTTGTAAGATCATTGTCGACGGTGCTCGCATTTGCTTATTGTTTATCAAG CATGATTCAACAAGCTCAAAAGTTCTTCATGGTGTCCCCACAGCCTAGTGATGCAAGAAAT ATGGGTTTCCAATTTGCTGGGAGAGCTGTATACTCTGCTGTGTGGGTAGCTGCTGTTTCACTATTCATGGAGTTGCTGGGTTTCTCTACCCAGAAGTGGCTCACTGCTGGAGGTCTTGGGACAGTATTGCTGACTCTTGCTGGTCGTGAG ATATTCACAAATTTCCTCTCCAGTGCAATGATTCATGCAACTCGGCCTTTTGTTGTGAATGAGTGGattcaaacaaaaattgaaGGTTATGAAGTTTCTGGTACTGTTGAG CATGTGGGTTGGTGGTCACCAACAATTGTCAGAGGTGAAGATCGTGAAGCAGTTCATATTCCAAATCACAAGTTCACAGTGAATGTTGTTAGAAATCTCAGTCAAAAGACTCATTGGCGTATTAAAACCCACCTGGCCATTAGTCATTTGGATGCTcataagattaat AATATTGTTGCTGATATGCGCAAAGTCCTGGCCAAGAATCCTCAAGTTGAGCAGCAGAGGTTACATAGAAGAATATTTTTGGACAATATCAATCCTGAAAATCAGGCTCTCTTG ATCTTAGTGTCCTGTTTTGTGAAGACCTCACATCATGAAGAATACCTTTGTGTGAAG GAAGCTGTACTTTTGGATTTACTAAGGGTTATCAGCCATCATAGGGCCCGACTCGCCACGCCAATCCGTACAATACAGAAAATATACAGTGACGCCAGTGACACCGATATGGAAAATGTTCCTTTCACAGATTCCATCTATAACCATGGAGGAGTGGCATCGAAACGTCCTTTGCTATTGATTGAACCTCCTTATAGAATCAATGGAGAAGATAAAGCAAAATCACAAGCTCGTTCTGGCCGCGTAAATGGAGAGAAAGACAGTAAGACCACATCAAGGCTTACAAGTGAGACCAAAGTGCTTACAAGTGACACCAAAGGAGGAACAAACGCAAAGTCTGACTCGAGGGCAAaagaaacaccaaaatctgACTTGAAGGGAGATGCTAATAGTGGTGAAACACCAAATTCAGATGCCAAGGTGCACACAAAGTCTACAACAGTATCCGCATCTCATTCCAGGGTCGATGACAAAATGACAGTGAAATCCCCACCAACTTCTGTCCTTAAGGCAAATTCAAATGCTACAGAAGCATCAGGTTTGGGATCCAAAGCAGCAGGATCAGTTTCTgacaatttgaataaaaataaaacaacatcagATGCCAAATCTAAGACTACAAGTCCTGCAAATGTAAGCCAGAATAGCAAGGTAACTGCAGTTAACTCACAGGAAGCTAGTACTGAAAAAGCAGGTGGATTGAAGGAATCTTCCCAGTCAAAACAGGAGAGAAGGTCAGTTTCTCAGCCATCATCATCTAGATCTGCATTGGAGGAAAATATAGTTCTTGGTGTTGCTTTGGAGGGTTCAAAGAGAACACTTCCTATCGATGAAGACATAGCTTCTCACCCAACTCCACCAGAGGAAAAGGAGATGGCTGCTGCATCACAAAATGGAACCGGATCTCCAATCACTGTGAAGGATAGGAGAGATGATCCGCCCCCAACTCCAACATCCGGGGATCAGTAA